The following DNA comes from Nitrososphaerales archaeon.
TGAACCTGTTATGCCATGACGCTGTCCTTTCGACAACCCATCGTTTTGCCTTATGCAGTTTCTTCTTTATCACTTCACCCTTCTGTCTGATGTGATCTATGTATCCCCTCT
Coding sequences within:
- a CDS encoding IS5/IS1182 family transposase, with the translated sequence RGYIDHIRQKGEVIKKKLHKAKRWVVERTASWHNRFRKLLIRFEKKDENYQALTEFANCLIVYRAMHW